In Thermanaerovibrio velox DSM 12556, the genomic stretch GGCTTCGATCTCCCTCTAACGACTTCCTCCGCTCGTGAATCGGCGTCATGACCACCTCTATGTGACCGAAGAGCTTGCGCTTGCAGTCTACACACCCTATCCCAGCGGTTCTGCAACCGTGAGCCAGCTCCTCCATCTCCTCTGGATCATTATTAAAAAACTTATGCAGATCCCACACCGGGCACTTATCGGGGTCCCCAGGATCGGTCCTCTTGTACCGGGCTGGGTCAGTCATCATGGTCCTAAGTTTATCCCAGAGGACGTTCAGGTCATCTGCTATATTCAGGGAATTGCCGTAGGACTTGCTCATCTTACGCCCGTCCGTTCCTGGGATCTTAGGCGTGGTGGTATGAAGCGCCTGAGGCTCTGGGAAGACCTCCCCAAAATAGTAGTTAAAACGCCTGGCTATCTCACGGCTTAACTCCAAATGGGCCGACTGATCCTCCCCAACCGGTACCTTAACCGCTTTGTAGAGAAGTATATCCGCCGCCATGAGCACCGGGTAACCCAAGAAGGCATAGGTGGAGAGGTCTTTGTTTTGAAGGTTAAGTATCTGATCCTTGTACGTGGGATTCCTCTCCAACCACCCGAGCGGGGTCACCATGGACAGCGCTAGACTTAACTCCGCATGCTCCTTAACGTGAGATTGCACGAATATGGAACACTTAGAAGGGTCAAGACCCACCGCAAGCCAATCCAACAATATCTCCCTGCAGTTTTCCATCAGCATGCTGCTGTCTGCGTAATCAGACATGAGGGCATGCCAATCCACCACGCAGTAGTAACACTCATGGGAATCCTGCAGGTTAACCCAATTGGTCAACGCACCCGCCATGTGCCCCAAATGCAGCTTACCGGTAGGCCTCATACCGCTAAAAACCCTGTCCGCCATACTCAGGTCACCCCTCCATAAAGCCTCTACCCTAACAACAGGAGGCATTCTCTTTTACTCTAAGCAACTTAATTTTACACGACAACGTGGCCCTATCCGACATTTTAACAGCAAACAAATCAAACATACACCTATAAGAAAACCCCAGGGATCTCAGCTCTCGGGGCTACTAAAGTCTCAACTCCAAGTCCCCGCAGGAATGTGCTCAAGGCATCCATGGTGGCCCACTCCATCTCTCCATGATCCACTACACCTAAAACCAGCCCTGAGGAATTGGCATCCCTAATCGAATGGTACTTAACATCTGCGGTTATGAGCAGCTCCGCACCGGCTTCTAAGGCCAGGGGCCATATATCACCCCCGGAACCGGCACAGATGGCAACCCGGCCTACAGCATCACGAGATCCCTCAACCCTTGCCCAGCTAAGCCCCCAAGATGCCTTGGCTCTCCACATGATCTTAAAAGGGTCATCGGGGTCTATGTCCCCCATCACCCCCAAGCCCCACTCACCCCTAGCCTCCAGGGGGACCATACCACAAAGGCCCAAGGACTTCCCTAGGACAACACTGGCACCAAAGGGGGCAACATCCCAATTGGTATGACACACATATATGGAGACCCCAAGCCGGATCGCATCGATGATTGGATATCCAACCGCATCGTCCACTATTCGGCTCATGGGTTTGAAAATGGGGGGATGGTGAACCACCAAAAGGGAGCACTGGTTTTCCGCCGCCCATCGGATCGAGCCGAGATCCGCTTCCAGGGCAACAGCCACCCTATCCACTTGGGATGACCTGCTGCCCACCACAAGACCACAGTTGTCCCAATCGTAGGCCCAACTTAACGGCAACAACCTCTCCAACGACGCCGCAAACTCAAATACCTTCATAACATCCCCCCGCAGCAAACCGCACAAGAAGCAGAAATAGCCCCATCATACAAAAAAAGCCGCCCAAAAGGCGGCTTTAGAATGCTGGTGGGCCCACCTGGACTCGAACCAGGAACCTTCCGGTTATGAGCCGGTGGCTCTAACCCGTTGAGCTATGGGCCCTCAAAGAGGATCGATCCCCCTAGTCAACCTTGATGCAGCTGACCGGACAACTGTCCACCGCCTCCTGGACGCAGGGAGAACCGTCGGGCTTAATAACCTTGGCCTTGCCTACCGCGTCATCAAGGGCGAACACATCCGGGCAGATCTGAGCACACACGCCACAGCCTATGCACTCATCCTCCTCGATCCGGACGATCATGAGGGGGTCACCTCCTCCCGAGGAAGCATTCTACCCTATGATCCCGGATACGTCAAATGGGATCGTGGAATTTTTTCTCCCCTCGCCGCTGGGATCATCAGCAAAGTCACCGATTCACGCGTATCTTCAATGAATCACCGGACCCGGAAACTGTGAGCAATGCGTTGTAACTTGGCACCGCTTTCTTGGCGGGTTCCTCAGAGGCTATGAAAACCCCCACCCCCACAACCTCAGAACCAAACTCCCTGGCCATTTGAAGCATCCCCCAAACGGTGCTGCCCCCTCGCATGAAATCATCAACGACAAGAACCCTCTTGCTCTTGCCAAGCTGCCTTGTCCCCATGTACATGGTCCTAACATCTCCTGCTCCGGTGGGGAAGTGAACCGCCACAGCAGGCCCGTCGCTAGGCCTGTTCCTGAACCTGCAAATGGATAGGGGAACCCCCAGGGCATGGGCGGCAAACATGGCAATAGGTATGCCCTTTACCTCCGATGTCATGATCGTGTCCGGCTTAAGGCTTGAGAAATTAGATGCCATGATAAGACCCAACACAGAGGCAATCCTGGGGTCAAAGATAAGATCCGTGTAGTAAACGAAACCTCCGGGTAGAACCCGCTCAGGCTGAGAAAGGGTCTCTGCAATTTGCCCAAGCCACTTTCGCCTCAGCTCATCCCCAACCCTTGGCACGAAGTAAGCCCCTCCGCTGCGACCCCTGTCAACATCCACAACACCAAGCATCTCCTCCGAAAACGCCCTGTGGATTATCTCCATGTCATCGCTTATCACCGTCTTAGACACCTCGAAATCCTGGGCTAAATCGGTAAGGGAAAGATGCCTCGACGGCCCTAACATGAAACGGGAAGCTATTCTCACTAACCTCTCTGTCCTCTGACCCTTCATTGGATAACCTCCGCCCGCATAAGACTTTTAACAAAACCAAAGCTCCCAAGCATCCTGGCAGCCCTGTTCAGGCAATCATGATCTTTGAATAAGCCGAAAAATCCACTTCCGCTTCCGCAGAGACCCCACCCAAGAGCCCCTGAAGCCTCAAACACCGTCCATATTTTAATGTATTCCTCCCTTATTTTCTCAGAAACAATCAAAAAATCGTTAGGGAGAAGACCGACAACCCTACCTTCTTCAATGGCATTCAAATGGCCCGTGAAGTCATCCCTTTCTGGCAAAGGCCCTACATGAGGTCTCATCTGGTCCAACATGTGATATGCCAAAGACGTGGACATGGGCCATACAGGAAACCCCACCAGACATTTAATGTCTCCAGTGTGGGCTGAAACCGGAGATAGGACTTCCCCTCTGCCCTCCGCCCAAGCAAGATTCATTTCAGAGGCTAGGAAGGGGACATCGCTCCCCAGCTTGGCCGCCATAGCCATATCAACCGGCCTGCCTGCCGAATAAAAAGCCCAGCGCAAGAAAGCCCCGGCGTTCCCGCTACCAGCACCAACCCCACCACCCGCTGGAAGAGCCTTTACACACTCCACCTCCACTTGTGGTATGCTAAGTTTCAAATCATAGACCATAGTAGCCGCCCGTTCCACTATGTGTTCTCCATAAAATGGATCACCACGGTGAAACAGCCGGAAACGATCCGAAGACCTCAGCCTCAGGAACTCCGGAGACCTCAGTCTCAAAAACAAAGTTCTAACCGGATGATAACCATCTGCATCCAGCTGGCCCACCCAAAGACATAGGTTGATCTTCATATCACACGATAATACGTACTCCAATGGGATCACCTCTCTCCAAAAGATAAGCGCCCCGACCTCTTTTTCAACGAAGGCGGGGCGCCTAAATCGTTTTACTATTTTCTGGTGCACTAACCACCATAAAGATAACCCCTAAGCTAACCTCTCATGGCCAGGCAAAAGCTCCAGGATTACCTCTTTAGTCAACACATCGGTGTAGCTAAACGACACCGTGCTCCGCTGAGACTCAACGTAGAGGGTGAATAGGGATGGATAAACCTCCGTTATCACTCCCTCGCGCTCCTCCACCTTCCGCCTGCCGTTCATCGAACGGTAAGAGACCCTCGACCCCCTGTGCTGCTTAACCAGCTCCCTTATATACTCAAGAGATCTTGCCATGGGCCACACTCCCATTTACAGGATTTTTCAGATATTACACCCAAGGCATATGTTTTTCAAGGGCTTTTAAGCAAAAGCGAAGTTAAGCCCACGCTACAGGTTCATTTTAAGCCGTAGGACGCTTAAGAAGAACCCTCTTATCCTTAACCCTCCTCGTTATTCCGATGGAATCCATGTGTTCCAACATGGGCATCACATACTTTCTGCTGAGCCCCAGCCTATCCCTCACGGATGCCACAGTGATCTCCTCCATCTGAGACAAAATCTCCCATAGAGATCGAATTAGTCTACTAGAGAAGAACAACCCCCCCGGCAGGATAACCCCAACCCCCTCTTCCTTGGCAAGGGATATGATCTTTTTGAAAGAGTCGTCATCAACCCCAAGCTGCTTCTTTATTTCCTCCAGGTCCGGGAGCATGAATCCCCTTTCATCCAGGAAGTCCTTAAGCCTCTCTAAGGCCTTAGATACTGCCCCAGTATCCCTGACAAATGACGGATGACTAACCCTTCCATCCTCAAGCGTAACCACGCCTTTCTCACACTTGCTCCCCAACCAAGCTTTAAGTATCTTTTGATCCAACCCCATTGCCCTTACCAACCCGTCAATCGGCATCCCCTTCTCCAATGGGTTATCGGTGTGGAACCTCTCCATGGTTTCCATCAAAAGATGCGAGAGCTGATCATCTCTATGGGCCTCCAAAACATATTCCCCATTACTGGATCCCACGGATATCCACAGCCCCTTATTAACACCCTCTTGGAGCACTTCCATCAGCGAGCTTGGATTTAAGCTGAGGCTTAGCCTTATCTCCGAAGGAGATGCTACATGCAGGTGTTCAAGATATCGCTGAATCTTCTCCACTGGGGACTTGGCGTTTTTAAGCCCCGTCAGCAGACGACCCATGGCCTCCCTGCGAGACTTGCTCCTCACCCCTTCCACGTAAGGAAGGATAACCTCCCCCCCCCCTATGGTCCTAAGGGGGCTGTAGAACCTTACTATGAAGCGCTGAGAACCCATGGCAGCCACTGGCTCCTCCAAGACCAAAAGAGCTGGGCCCTCACAGGAAGGCTCCAGGCTGGCACCATCAAGAAGAACCACCCTCGCCATTACCTCTGCAGTGCCAAGGTGCAGCCTAAGCCGCTGCCAGTGCCGCACAGGCTCCACCGCTGATCCTAGTACCTTTAGCCATACGCCAAGCCTGCTCGTTGGTTGGCAGGAACCCCTTGAGGTCAGCACATCTCCCCTTCGGAGCTGATCCAATCCAACCCCAGGAATGTTCAAGGCACTTCGCTGCCCCGCTACAGCTTCCCGAACTCTCACGCCGTGAACCTGCACGGATCTCACCTTGGATGATAAACCGGAAGGGACAACCGTTACCTCATCCCCCTCTTGGATCGAACCGTTATATATGGTTCCAGTCACCACGGTGCCAAACCCAGGCACAGAAAAAGCCCTGTCTATGGGAAGGAAAAGATCTCCCTCCCTGCTCCTTACAGGGGATGACTCCACCAGCCTTAATATGGCGGATTTCAGATCCTCAAGCCCAACGCCTGCAGCAGCGCTGGTCCTGATAATAGGGGCTCCCTCCAAGAATGTCCCCCGGAATACCTCCCTTATCTCCTCCTCCGCCAGAGCCAGCATCTCGGGGTCCACCAGGTCAACCTTCGTGATCACCAGCACCCCCCGCCGGACCCCCAAGAGCTCCAGGATCTCAAGGTGTTCCTTGGT encodes the following:
- the trpS gene encoding tryptophan--tRNA ligase, whose translation is MADRVFSGMRPTGKLHLGHMAGALTNWVNLQDSHECYYCVVDWHALMSDYADSSMLMENCREILLDWLAVGLDPSKCSIFVQSHVKEHAELSLALSMVTPLGWLERNPTYKDQILNLQNKDLSTYAFLGYPVLMAADILLYKAVKVPVGEDQSAHLELSREIARRFNYYFGEVFPEPQALHTTTPKIPGTDGRKMSKSYGNSLNIADDLNVLWDKLRTMMTDPARYKRTDPGDPDKCPVWDLHKFFNNDPEEMEELAHGCRTAGIGCVDCKRKLFGHIEVVMTPIHERRKSLEGDRSLLDGIIHEGARKARLVAQETMEEVYKAIGMLR
- a CDS encoding Nif3-like dinuclear metal center hexameric protein; protein product: MKVFEFAASLERLLPLSWAYDWDNCGLVVGSRSSQVDRVAVALEADLGSIRWAAENQCSLLVVHHPPIFKPMSRIVDDAVGYPIIDAIRLGVSIYVCHTNWDVAPFGASVVLGKSLGLCGMVPLEARGEWGLGVMGDIDPDDPFKIMWRAKASWGLSWARVEGSRDAVGRVAICAGSGGDIWPLALEAGAELLITADVKYHSIRDANSSGLVLGVVDHGEMEWATMDALSTFLRGLGVETLVAPRAEIPGVFL
- a CDS encoding ferredoxin; this translates as MIVRIEEDECIGCGVCAQICPDVFALDDAVGKAKVIKPDGSPCVQEAVDSCPVSCIKVD
- a CDS encoding phosphoribosyltransferase family protein; amino-acid sequence: MKGQRTERLVRIASRFMLGPSRHLSLTDLAQDFEVSKTVISDDMEIIHRAFSEEMLGVVDVDRGRSGGAYFVPRVGDELRRKWLGQIAETLSQPERVLPGGFVYYTDLIFDPRIASVLGLIMASNFSSLKPDTIMTSEVKGIPIAMFAAHALGVPLSICRFRNRPSDGPAVAVHFPTGAGDVRTMYMGTRQLGKSKRVLVVDDFMRGGSTVWGMLQMAREFGSEVVGVGVFIASEEPAKKAVPSYNALLTVSGSGDSLKIRVNR
- a CDS encoding 4-(cytidine 5'-diphospho)-2-C-methyl-D-erythritol kinase, producing MHQKIVKRFRRPAFVEKEVGALIFWREVIPLEYVLSCDMKINLCLWVGQLDADGYHPVRTLFLRLRSPEFLRLRSSDRFRLFHRGDPFYGEHIVERAATMVYDLKLSIPQVEVECVKALPAGGGVGAGSGNAGAFLRWAFYSAGRPVDMAMAAKLGSDVPFLASEMNLAWAEGRGEVLSPVSAHTGDIKCLVGFPVWPMSTSLAYHMLDQMRPHVGPLPERDDFTGHLNAIEEGRVVGLLPNDFLIVSEKIREEYIKIWTVFEASGALGWGLCGSGSGFFGLFKDHDCLNRAARMLGSFGFVKSLMRAEVIQ
- a CDS encoding Veg family protein yields the protein MARSLEYIRELVKQHRGSRVSYRSMNGRRKVEEREGVITEVYPSLFTLYVESQRSTVSFSYTDVLTKEVILELLPGHERLA
- the selB gene encoding selenocysteine-specific translation elongation factor, with product MEYPFVLGTAGHIDHGKTTLVKALTGVDCDRLVEEKRRGITIELGFAPLTVGDRVVSVVDVPGHERFIRQMVAGAAGVDAVMMVIAADEGVMPQTKEHLEILELLGVRRGVLVITKVDLVDPEMLALAEEEIREVFRGTFLEGAPIIRTSAAAGVGLEDLKSAILRLVESSPVRSREGDLFLPIDRAFSVPGFGTVVTGTIYNGSIQEGDEVTVVPSGLSSKVRSVQVHGVRVREAVAGQRSALNIPGVGLDQLRRGDVLTSRGSCQPTSRLGVWLKVLGSAVEPVRHWQRLRLHLGTAEVMARVVLLDGASLEPSCEGPALLVLEEPVAAMGSQRFIVRFYSPLRTIGGGEVILPYVEGVRSKSRREAMGRLLTGLKNAKSPVEKIQRYLEHLHVASPSEIRLSLSLNPSSLMEVLQEGVNKGLWISVGSSNGEYVLEAHRDDQLSHLLMETMERFHTDNPLEKGMPIDGLVRAMGLDQKILKAWLGSKCEKGVVTLEDGRVSHPSFVRDTGAVSKALERLKDFLDERGFMLPDLEEIKKQLGVDDDSFKKIISLAKEEGVGVILPGGLFFSSRLIRSLWEILSQMEEITVASVRDRLGLSRKYVMPMLEHMDSIGITRRVKDKRVLLKRPTA